One window from the genome of Thermococcus sp. encodes:
- a CDS encoding AbrB/MazE/SpoVT family DNA-binding domain-containing protein, with translation MPITKVTRNYQITIPAEIRKALGIKEGEYLSVELRGDEIVIKKAEMEWPSLDLGRDFTPEEIEENSRKALAEASRWEE, from the coding sequence ATGCCGATCACGAAGGTTACCCGCAACTACCAGATAACAATTCCCGCCGAGATAAGGAAGGCCCTCGGCATAAAGGAGGGCGAATACCTGAGTGTAGAGCTTAGGGGAGACGAGATAGTCATCAAAAAAGCCGAAATGGAGTGGCCGAGCCTTGACCTTGGAAGGGACTTCACGCCCGAAGAAATCGAGGAGAACTCCAGGAAAGCCCTTGCGGAGGCATCCAGATGGGAAGAGTAG
- a CDS encoding PIN domain-containing protein, with protein MGRVAVVDTNVLIYSINRSSERYGEARGLINSLDRVVLPVVVVYEFVWNLAVAGVAPKEGEKTLTRILLNEKVSLVDDRRYLLPAFELFGNLGLKHYNDSVILAIAKEIGTLATYDKKLRNRAGKLGIKLLPEVVE; from the coding sequence ATGGGAAGAGTAGCGGTCGTTGATACAAACGTCCTCATTTACTCTATCAACCGCAGTTCAGAGAGGTATGGGGAGGCAAGGGGACTGATAAACTCACTGGACAGGGTAGTTCTGCCAGTGGTTGTCGTTTATGAGTTCGTATGGAATCTGGCAGTGGCAGGGGTTGCACCCAAGGAAGGGGAGAAAACCCTGACAAGGATCCTTTTAAACGAGAAGGTTAGCCTCGTCGATGACAGAAGGTACCTACTTCCGGCCTTTGAGCTTTTCGGAAACCTCGGTTTAAAACATTACAACGACTCCGTGATCCTCGCGATAGCCAAGGAAATTGGGACCCTCGCAACCTACGACAAAAAGCTTAGAAACCGTGCCGGAAAACTTGGGATTAAACTGCTCCCGGAGGTGGTTGAATGA
- a CDS encoding dihydroorotate dehydrogenase, which translates to VTKSIGIEPRKGYDNPTIVELPYGLINAMGLPNPGWKGFLEMVEGYTFDFPLIVSIFGGTPEEFAFLAEKLSDVGDAFELNLSCPHAKGYGMEIGQKPENVYDVVKAVKDATDKPVIAKLTPNTDDITKLGLAAERAGADAVSAINTLKAIAIDIYARRPILSNKVGGYSGPGVKPVALRTVYDLARTLEIPVIGIGGITTWQDAVEFLLAGASALQIGTAVSLRGWKVFREISEGIERYLESEGFSSVKDIVGLALE; encoded by the coding sequence TCGTTACGAAGTCCATCGGAATCGAGCCGAGGAAGGGCTACGACAACCCAACGATAGTGGAGCTCCCCTACGGCCTGATAAACGCGATGGGACTGCCAAATCCCGGTTGGAAAGGCTTTCTTGAGATGGTCGAGGGCTACACCTTCGACTTTCCGCTCATCGTTTCCATCTTCGGAGGAACACCTGAGGAGTTCGCCTTTCTCGCTGAAAAGCTGAGCGACGTTGGAGACGCCTTCGAGCTGAACCTCAGCTGTCCCCACGCGAAGGGCTACGGCATGGAGATCGGCCAGAAGCCGGAGAACGTGTATGATGTGGTTAAAGCAGTCAAGGACGCCACCGATAAGCCAGTTATAGCAAAGCTAACCCCGAACACCGATGACATAACGAAGCTCGGTTTGGCAGCTGAAAGGGCTGGAGCAGATGCGGTCTCGGCGATAAACACACTGAAGGCGATAGCCATCGACATCTACGCGAGAAGGCCAATACTGAGCAACAAGGTTGGGGGCTACTCCGGGCCGGGGGTTAAGCCCGTCGCTCTGAGAACCGTTTACGACCTCGCGAGAACCCTTGAAATCCCGGTTATAGGCATCGGGGGCATAACGACGTGGCAAGATGCCGTCGAGTTCCTCCTCGCTGGAGCTTCGGCTTTGCAGATAGGCACTGCCGTCTCGCTTCGCGGCTGGAAGGTTTTCAGGGAGATAAGCGAGGGAATTGAGAGGTATCTCGAAAGCGAGGGCTTTTCGAGCGTTAAAGACATCGTTGGCCTTGCCCTCGAGTGA